The Vibrio echinoideorum genome includes a region encoding these proteins:
- the rseP gene encoding sigma E protease regulator RseP — MSGILWNFASFIVALGILVAVHEFGHFWVARRCGVKVEKFSIGFGKSIWSKIGRDGTEYSLSMIPLGGYVKMLDGRVDDITEEQQQYAFDKKPLWKRTAIVGAGPAFNFIFAVFAYWLVFLIGVPAVKPVIGEVTPQSIAAQAGIESGMELKSVSGIKTADWESVNMGLISHIGDQSMTVTVSSQDDIGFEQKMTLDISDWSFNPETESAMTTLGFRPYSPEISTVLAQVIDDGAAYSAGLEAGDKIIEINGQSIEQWLSVVELIRANPETSLDLVVLRNGLEQSLVMTPKSRELSDGSTIGYAGIAPEVAEWPEDYRFELQFGVIESVGKAFDKTGQIIGLTLTMLKKLIVGDVGLNNLSGPISIAKGAGTTADYGLVYFLGFLALISVNLGIINLVPLPMLDGGHLLFFAIEAVTRKPVPEKIQEIGYRVGGAILFSLMALAIFNDFTRL; from the coding sequence ATGAGTGGAATCCTGTGGAACTTCGCATCTTTTATCGTAGCGCTTGGCATTCTGGTCGCTGTTCATGAGTTTGGACACTTCTGGGTTGCTCGTCGTTGTGGTGTGAAAGTTGAAAAATTCTCGATTGGTTTTGGTAAATCAATCTGGAGCAAAATTGGTCGTGATGGCACGGAATATAGTCTGTCAATGATTCCACTGGGCGGCTACGTTAAAATGCTCGATGGTCGTGTTGACGATATCACTGAAGAACAGCAACAATATGCTTTTGACAAGAAGCCGTTGTGGAAACGAACGGCGATTGTAGGTGCTGGCCCAGCATTTAACTTTATCTTTGCCGTCTTTGCATATTGGTTGGTGTTTTTGATTGGTGTACCGGCGGTCAAACCCGTTATTGGTGAAGTCACTCCGCAATCTATTGCTGCACAAGCCGGAATTGAAAGTGGGATGGAACTTAAATCTGTTTCAGGAATCAAAACCGCAGATTGGGAATCCGTTAATATGGGTTTGATATCCCATATTGGTGACCAATCCATGACAGTAACGGTTTCTTCTCAAGACGATATCGGCTTTGAACAAAAAATGACATTGGATATTTCAGACTGGTCGTTTAATCCAGAAACTGAATCTGCAATGACAACGCTTGGTTTTAGGCCTTACTCTCCAGAGATATCGACAGTGCTTGCTCAAGTGATTGACGACGGTGCTGCATACTCTGCAGGGCTAGAAGCTGGCGATAAAATTATTGAGATTAATGGTCAGTCCATTGAACAGTGGCTGTCGGTTGTTGAGTTAATTCGTGCAAACCCGGAGACATCATTAGACCTAGTCGTCTTACGAAATGGTCTTGAACAGTCCTTGGTGATGACGCCAAAAAGTCGAGAGCTTTCTGATGGTTCTACAATTGGCTACGCGGGTATTGCTCCAGAAGTCGCAGAATGGCCAGAAGACTATCGCTTTGAGTTACAATTTGGTGTAATTGAGTCTGTAGGAAAAGCATTTGATAAAACAGGTCAAATCATTGGTTTGACGCTGACAATGCTTAAAAAGCTCATCGTTGGTGATGTAGGCTTAAATAACTTGAGTGGCCCTATTTCAATAGCGAAAGGCGCAGGTACAACCGCTGATTACGGTCTGGTTTACTTCTTAGGCTTTTTGGCTCTGATTAGTGTTAACTTAGGTATTATTAATTTGGTTCCGCTGCCTATGCTTGATGGCGGACATTTGCTCTTTTTCGCTATTGAAGCTGTTACTCGCAAACCTGTCCCTGAGAAAATTCAGGAGATTGGATATAGAGTGGGAGGGGCAATCCTCTTCTCTTTGATGGCTCTGGCAATATTTAATGATTTTACTCGTCTGTAA
- the frr gene encoding ribosome recycling factor has translation MINEIKKDAQERMVKSVDALKNSLQKIRTGRAHPSLLSGLTVEYYGAPTPLTQVANVIAEDARTLAITVFDKTLTPLVEKAIMTSDLGLNPMSAGTVIRVPLPPLTEERRKDLVKIVRGEAEGGRVAIRNIRRDANGDLKALLKDKEISEDEDRKAQDEIQKLTDTAVKNVDEVLAVKEKELMEV, from the coding sequence GTGATTAACGAAATCAAAAAAGACGCTCAAGAGCGCATGGTAAAAAGTGTTGATGCACTAAAAAACAGCCTACAAAAAATTCGTACAGGCCGTGCTCACCCGAGCCTACTTTCTGGTCTTACTGTTGAGTACTACGGTGCGCCAACGCCTTTGACTCAAGTAGCTAACGTTATCGCTGAAGACGCGCGTACACTAGCAATTACAGTGTTTGATAAAACACTGACTCCTCTAGTTGAAAAAGCAATCATGACGTCTGACCTAGGTCTAAACCCAATGTCTGCTGGTACGGTTATCCGCGTTCCACTTCCGCCGCTAACGGAAGAGCGTCGTAAAGACCTAGTTAAAATCGTTCGTGGCGAAGCTGAAGGTGGCCGTGTTGCTATCCGTAACATCCGTCGTGACGCGAATGGCGATCTAAAAGCGCTTCTTAAAGATAAAGAAATCTCAGAAGACGAAGATCGTAAAGCACAAGATGAAATTCAAAAGCTGACTGACACTGCGGTTAAGAACGTAGATGAAGTTTTAGCAGTTAAAGAAAAAGAGTTGATGGAAGTTTAA
- the rpsB gene encoding 30S ribosomal protein S2: MATVSMRDMLKAGVHFGHQTRYWNPKMKPFIFGARSKVHIINLEKTVPMFNEALAEIAKVGEKKGKVLFVGTKRAASEAVKEAAINSNQFYVNNRWLGGMLTNYKTVRQSIKRLKELEAQAQDGTFDKLTKKEALMRTREMEKLEKSLGGIKNMGGLPDALFVIDADHEHIAVKEANNLGIPVYAVVDTNSNPDGIDFIIPGNDDAIRAVQLYLNAAADAVKEGRNKDVVIAAAAEKDGFVEAE, from the coding sequence ATGGCAACTGTATCAATGCGCGATATGCTTAAAGCTGGTGTTCACTTCGGTCACCAAACTCGTTACTGGAACCCAAAAATGAAGCCATTCATCTTTGGTGCTCGTAGCAAAGTTCATATCATCAACTTAGAAAAAACTGTACCAATGTTCAACGAAGCTCTAGCTGAAATTGCTAAAGTTGGCGAGAAGAAAGGTAAAGTTCTTTTTGTTGGTACTAAGCGTGCTGCATCTGAAGCTGTTAAAGAAGCTGCTATCAACAGCAACCAGTTCTACGTTAACAACCGCTGGTTAGGCGGTATGCTAACGAACTACAAAACTGTTCGTCAGTCTATCAAGCGTCTGAAAGAACTTGAAGCGCAAGCTCAAGACGGTACTTTCGACAAGCTTACTAAGAAAGAAGCTCTAATGCGTACTCGCGAAATGGAGAAGCTAGAGAAATCTCTTGGTGGTATCAAGAACATGGGCGGCCTACCTGACGCTCTATTCGTAATCGATGCTGATCACGAACACATCGCAGTTAAAGAAGCTAACAACCTAGGTATCCCAGTTTACGCTGTAGTTGATACTAACTCTAACCCAGACGGCATTGACTTCATCATTCCTGGTAATGACGATGCAATCCGTGCAGTACAGCTTTACCTTAACGCTGCTGCTGACGCGGTTAAAGAAGGCCGTAACAAAGACGTTGTTATCGCTGCTGCTGCTGAAAAAGACGGTTTCGTAGAAGCTGAATAA
- the pyrH gene encoding UMP kinase → MTTNPKPAYQRILLKLSGEALQGEEGFGIDATVLDRMAQEVKELVELGVQVGVVIGGGNLFRGAGLAEAGMNRVVGDHMGMLATVMNGLAMRDALHRAYVNARVMSAIPLKGVCDDYNWADAISQLRQGRVVIFSAGTGNPFFTTDSAACLRGIEIEADVVLKATKVDGVFTADPVANPDAELYDTLSYNTILEKELKVMDLAAFTLARDHKMPIRVFNMNKPGALRRVVMGETEGTLISDAD, encoded by the coding sequence ATGACTACGAACCCTAAACCGGCGTATCAACGTATTCTGTTAAAACTTAGCGGCGAAGCACTACAAGGCGAAGAAGGTTTTGGTATTGACGCGACGGTCCTTGATCGTATGGCTCAAGAAGTAAAAGAATTGGTTGAACTAGGTGTTCAAGTAGGTGTTGTTATCGGTGGCGGTAACCTTTTCCGCGGTGCAGGTCTTGCTGAAGCAGGCATGAACCGCGTTGTTGGTGACCATATGGGTATGCTTGCAACGGTAATGAATGGCCTTGCAATGCGTGACGCTCTACACCGTGCTTACGTAAACGCACGTGTAATGTCAGCAATTCCTCTTAAAGGTGTGTGTGACGACTACAACTGGGCAGATGCAATCAGCCAACTACGTCAAGGTCGCGTTGTGATCTTCTCTGCTGGTACTGGTAACCCATTCTTTACAACGGATTCTGCTGCATGTCTACGTGGTATCGAAATCGAAGCTGACGTAGTTCTAAAAGCGACAAAAGTAGATGGTGTATTTACTGCAGACCCAGTAGCAAACCCAGACGCAGAGCTGTATGATACTTTGTCTTACAACACAATTCTTGAGAAAGAATTGAAAGTAATGGACTTGGCTGCATTTACGCTAGCACGTGATCACAAAATGCCAATCCGCGTATTTAACATGAATAAGCCAGGCGCATTGCGTCGCGTGGTTATGGGTGAAACTGAAGGTACATTAATCAGCGACGCTGACTAA
- the map gene encoding type I methionyl aminopeptidase produces the protein MAVKIKTAEEIEKMRVAGKLASEILEMIEPHIQVGTTTEELNKICHEYALERGAYSAPLDYHGFPKSICTSINHIVCHGIPASQDETGSTGQFKPAVLKDGDILNVDITVIVPDDENADLSVRPQGYHGDTSKMFLVGEVSPANKRLCMVAQEALYEGMRQVKPGVQLGQIGTAIEKYIKTNNKNNPRAKFSIVKDYCGHGIGSEFHEDPQVVHYKNNDRTVLKSGMCFTIEPMINAGKFGCRLDDEDSWTVYTADSKNSAQWEHTLVVTDTGCEVLTLRSDDTIPRIMKNA, from the coding sequence ATGGCTGTAAAAATTAAAACTGCTGAAGAAATTGAAAAAATGCGCGTTGCCGGCAAGCTGGCTTCTGAAATTCTAGAGATGATTGAACCTCACATCCAAGTAGGTACAACGACAGAAGAACTGAACAAAATCTGTCACGAGTACGCTCTAGAAAGAGGCGCATATTCAGCACCACTTGATTACCACGGTTTCCCTAAGTCAATCTGTACGTCTATCAACCACATCGTGTGTCATGGTATTCCAGCATCACAAGATGAGACTGGCAGCACAGGTCAATTCAAACCTGCAGTACTAAAAGACGGCGACATTCTGAATGTTGATATCACTGTGATTGTTCCTGATGACGAAAACGCAGACCTAAGCGTTCGCCCACAAGGTTACCACGGTGACACTTCTAAGATGTTCCTTGTTGGTGAAGTTTCACCTGCAAACAAGCGTCTATGTATGGTTGCTCAAGAAGCACTTTACGAAGGTATGCGTCAAGTTAAGCCTGGGGTTCAACTTGGTCAGATCGGTACTGCTATCGAGAAGTACATCAAGACAAACAACAAGAACAACCCACGCGCTAAGTTCTCGATTGTAAAAGATTACTGTGGCCACGGCATTGGTTCTGAGTTCCACGAAGATCCACAAGTCGTACACTACAAGAACAACGACCGCACAGTGCTAAAATCGGGAATGTGTTTCACTATTGAGCCAATGATCAACGCTGGTAAGTTTGGCTGTCGTCTAGATGACGAAGATAGCTGGACAGTATACACAGCAGACAGCAAGAACTCTGCACAATGGGAACACACATTGGTTGTTACCGATACTGGTTGTGAAGTACTAACCCTGCGCAGCGATGATACTATTCCACGTATCATGAAGAACGCTTAG
- a CDS encoding phosphatidate cytidylyltransferase, whose product MKQRIITALILAPLVILGIFELSLPTFILSLAVITLLGFWEWTQFIESKSRYLALIPTVVVSAASFAVIPFDAFSLNNLSSVHYAILSIGSIWWVIASGMAVTYPKSMPAWKDSSILRHAFGVLTLLPFFWSVVILRANGIDADPYHGAKLVMFVCLLVWAADSGAYFSGKIFGKRKMAPAVSPNKTIEGLIGGIITAVIVAWIFADLFDIQFTSPLHMIVITLVTVVISVLGDLVESMFKRVSGVKDSSNLIPGHGGILDRIDSLTAAFPVFALLYLAF is encoded by the coding sequence TTGAAACAACGAATTATTACGGCGTTGATTTTGGCTCCCCTAGTTATTCTAGGTATTTTTGAGTTATCACTTCCCACGTTTATTCTTTCATTGGCGGTAATCACTCTGCTTGGTTTTTGGGAGTGGACTCAGTTTATTGAAAGTAAATCGCGTTATTTGGCATTGATTCCAACGGTTGTGGTCAGTGCTGCAAGCTTTGCTGTTATCCCTTTTGATGCATTTAGTCTTAATAACCTATCTAGCGTTCACTATGCCATTCTGAGCATCGGTTCAATTTGGTGGGTTATCGCGAGTGGTATGGCTGTGACTTATCCTAAGTCGATGCCTGCATGGAAAGACTCTTCTATTCTTCGTCACGCATTTGGCGTTCTGACTCTGTTACCATTCTTTTGGAGTGTCGTTATTCTGCGTGCTAATGGTATCGATGCTGATCCTTACCATGGTGCAAAGCTCGTAATGTTTGTTTGCTTGCTAGTGTGGGCTGCAGATAGCGGTGCATATTTCTCAGGTAAGATCTTTGGTAAGCGTAAAATGGCGCCAGCGGTAAGCCCCAATAAGACGATTGAAGGTCTCATTGGTGGAATTATTACTGCGGTGATCGTGGCTTGGATCTTTGCTGACTTGTTTGATATCCAATTTACAAGTCCTCTTCACATGATTGTTATTACTCTTGTGACCGTCGTTATCTCTGTTCTTGGAGACCTTGTTGAAAGCATGTTTAAGCGTGTTTCTGGGGTGAAAGACAGTAGTAATCTGATTCCTGGTCATGGTGGTATACTTGATAGAATAGATAGCTTAACGGCTGCATTCCCTGTCTTTGCTCTGCTTTATTTAGCATTCTAA
- the tsf gene encoding translation elongation factor Ts, protein MATVTAALVKELRERTAAGMMECKKALVAAEGDIELAIENMRKSGAAKAAKKAGNVAAEGTIVIKEDAGVAALLEVNCQTDFVAKDAGFLAFANEVAEAALAERLDIVALQAKFEDARIALVTKIGENISIRRVELIEGVALASYRHGEKIGVVVAGEGEAETLKHIAMHVAASKPEYVNPSDVPADVVEKEKAVQVEIAMNEGKPQEIAEKMVIGRMKKFTGEVSLTGQAFIMEPKKTVADILKEKGASVTTFVRLEVGEGIEKAAEMSFADEVAAVQQG, encoded by the coding sequence ATGGCAACTGTAACTGCAGCTCTAGTTAAAGAACTTCGTGAACGCACAGCTGCGGGCATGATGGAATGTAAAAAAGCGCTTGTTGCTGCTGAAGGCGACATCGAGCTAGCAATTGAAAATATGCGTAAATCTGGCGCAGCGAAAGCAGCTAAAAAAGCTGGTAACGTTGCTGCAGAAGGCACAATCGTTATTAAAGAAGACGCTGGCGTTGCTGCTCTTCTTGAAGTTAACTGCCAAACTGATTTCGTAGCTAAAGATGCAGGTTTCCTTGCATTCGCTAACGAAGTTGCTGAAGCTGCTCTAGCAGAGCGTTTAGATATCGTTGCACTTCAAGCTAAGTTTGAAGACGCACGTATTGCGCTAGTAACTAAAATCGGTGAAAACATCAGCATCCGTCGCGTTGAGCTAATCGAAGGTGTTGCACTTGCTTCTTACCGTCACGGCGAGAAAATCGGTGTTGTTGTTGCTGGTGAAGGCGAAGCTGAAACGCTTAAGCACATCGCTATGCACGTTGCTGCTTCTAAGCCTGAGTACGTTAACCCATCTGACGTACCTGCTGACGTAGTAGAAAAAGAAAAAGCTGTTCAAGTTGAAATCGCTATGAACGAAGGCAAGCCTCAAGAGATCGCTGAGAAAATGGTTATCGGCCGTATGAAGAAATTCACGGGCGAAGTATCTCTTACTGGTCAAGCTTTCATCATGGAACCTAAGAAAACTGTTGCTGACATTCTTAAAGAAAAAGGCGCATCAGTTACTACCTTCGTTCGTTTAGAAGTTGGTGAAGGTATCGAGAAAGCTGCTGAAATGAGCTTCGCAGACGAAGTTGCAGCGGTACAACAAGGTTAA
- the bamA gene encoding outer membrane protein assembly factor BamA, translating to MAIKQILFASLLATSVAANGAQNFVVQDIKIEGLQRVALGAALLKMPVRIGDEVDEGDVSEIIRALYASGNFEDVKVLRDEGVLVVQVKERPTIASISFSGNKAIKEEQLQQNLDASGVREGEALDRTTLSNIEKGLEDFYYSVGKYNATVKAVVTPLPRNRSDLKFVFTEGVSAKIQQINFIGNKVFSDAELLSRFNLNVDVAWWNFLADEKYQKQVLAGDIEALKSYYLDRGYLKFKVDSTQVAISPDKKGVYITLGIDEGEAYTVKDVAFRGELIGREADFEALVPFEDGDTYNGSSVTSLEENVKRILGEAGYAYPQVRTIPEFDDETKEVSLVINVEAGSRIYVRDIRFTGNNSTKDEVLRREMRQMEGSWLNSKSIDTGKSRLNRLGYFETVDVQTVRVPGSDDQVDLVYNVKEANSGSINFGVGYGTESGVSFQVGLQQDNFAGSGNRVGVSAMMNDYQKNVSLDYRDPYWNLDGVSLGGKIFYNEFEASEAGIVDYTNQSYGTSLTWGFPVDELNRLEFGFGYTHNKIGNVPTYIQVEQFARSIDQYGDEHILTDDFDINISWTRNNLNRGFFPTEGNHQRAFAKITVPGSDAKYFKAQYDVKHYIPLTKKHEFTLLMRGRLGYGNGYGQTDGNDNLFPFYENYYAGGFTTLRGFGSNSAGPKAVYGSSTGNNPTYSSATDDSVGGNAVALASLELIVPTPFASDEARSQIRTSVFFDMASVWDTEFVDRNQPSSGSQYYYDYSDPTNYRSSYGAALQWMSPMGPLVFSLAKPIKVYEGDDEEFFTFTIGRTF from the coding sequence ATGGCGATTAAGCAAATTCTGTTCGCAAGTCTATTGGCCACTAGTGTGGCTGCGAACGGGGCACAAAACTTTGTGGTTCAAGATATCAAGATCGAAGGTTTACAGCGTGTTGCACTAGGTGCAGCTCTACTGAAAATGCCAGTGCGTATTGGCGATGAAGTGGATGAAGGCGATGTATCTGAGATCATTCGTGCATTATATGCTTCAGGTAACTTTGAGGACGTTAAAGTACTTCGCGATGAGGGTGTATTGGTTGTTCAAGTTAAAGAGCGTCCAACTATCGCAAGCATCTCATTCTCAGGGAATAAAGCGATCAAAGAAGAACAACTTCAACAAAACCTAGATGCGTCTGGTGTTCGTGAAGGTGAAGCTCTTGACCGTACAACGCTGAGCAACATTGAGAAAGGTCTTGAAGATTTTTACTACAGTGTTGGTAAGTACAACGCGACAGTAAAAGCCGTTGTTACGCCTTTGCCGCGTAACCGTTCTGACCTTAAGTTTGTATTTACTGAAGGCGTATCCGCCAAGATTCAGCAAATCAACTTTATCGGCAACAAAGTTTTCTCTGATGCTGAACTGCTTAGCCGCTTTAACCTAAACGTAGATGTTGCGTGGTGGAACTTCCTTGCGGATGAAAAGTATCAGAAGCAAGTATTGGCTGGCGATATTGAAGCACTGAAATCTTACTACCTTGATCGTGGTTACCTTAAGTTTAAGGTTGATTCAACACAAGTAGCGATCTCTCCAGACAAGAAAGGCGTTTACATCACGCTTGGTATTGATGAAGGCGAAGCTTACACAGTTAAAGATGTGGCGTTTCGTGGTGAGTTAATCGGTCGTGAAGCTGATTTTGAAGCATTAGTTCCTTTTGAAGATGGCGATACTTATAACGGTTCTTCGGTGACTTCACTGGAAGAGAACGTTAAACGAATTCTTGGTGAAGCAGGTTATGCCTACCCGCAAGTTCGTACTATCCCTGAATTTGATGATGAAACGAAAGAAGTTTCGTTAGTCATTAATGTAGAAGCGGGCAGTCGTATTTACGTTCGAGATATTCGCTTTACGGGTAACAACTCGACTAAAGATGAAGTATTACGTCGTGAAATGCGTCAGATGGAAGGTAGCTGGCTTAACTCGAAATCAATAGATACGGGTAAGAGTCGCCTGAACCGTTTAGGTTACTTCGAAACTGTGGACGTACAAACGGTCCGTGTTCCAGGCAGTGACGACCAAGTTGATTTGGTCTACAACGTTAAAGAAGCGAACTCGGGCAGTATTAACTTTGGTGTTGGTTACGGTACTGAGTCTGGTGTTAGTTTCCAAGTTGGTTTGCAACAGGATAACTTCGCCGGTTCAGGTAACCGTGTTGGCGTTAGTGCCATGATGAACGATTACCAGAAGAACGTGAGCTTAGACTACCGTGACCCATACTGGAACCTTGATGGTGTGAGTTTAGGCGGTAAGATCTTCTATAACGAATTCGAAGCATCTGAAGCGGGTATCGTCGACTATACCAACCAAAGTTATGGTACCAGCCTTACATGGGGTTTCCCTGTGGATGAGCTGAATCGTCTGGAATTTGGTTTTGGTTATACGCACAACAAAATCGGTAACGTTCCGACCTATATTCAAGTTGAGCAGTTCGCGAGAAGTATTGACCAATATGGTGACGAACATATCTTAACTGATGATTTCGATATCAATATTTCTTGGACACGTAACAATCTTAACCGTGGTTTCTTCCCAACTGAGGGTAACCACCAACGTGCTTTCGCTAAAATAACGGTACCAGGTTCTGATGCCAAGTACTTCAAAGCGCAATACGACGTAAAACATTACATCCCGCTGACCAAAAAGCATGAGTTCACTCTATTGATGCGTGGCCGATTAGGCTATGGTAATGGTTATGGTCAAACAGATGGTAACGATAACTTGTTCCCATTCTATGAAAACTACTATGCGGGTGGTTTCACTACGCTGCGTGGTTTTGGTTCTAACTCGGCAGGTCCAAAAGCCGTTTACGGAAGCAGCACGGGTAATAACCCAACTTACAGCTCCGCAACTGATGATTCAGTTGGTGGTAACGCGGTTGCTTTGGCTAGTTTAGAACTGATTGTACCGACGCCGTTTGCTTCTGATGAAGCGCGCAGTCAGATTCGAACCAGTGTCTTCTTCGACATGGCAAGTGTATGGGATACCGAGTTCGTAGACCGCAATCAACCGAGCAGCGGCAGTCAGTATTACTACGATTATTCTGATCCAACAAATTATCGTTCATCTTATGGTGCCGCTCTTCAATGGATGTCGCCAATGGGCCCACTGGTTTTCTCTCTAGCGAAACCAATTAAAGTTTACGAAGGTGATGATGAAGAGTTCTTCACATTCACCATTGGTAGAACCTTCTAA
- the ispC gene encoding 1-deoxy-D-xylulose-5-phosphate reductoisomerase, which produces MRNLTILGATGSIGASTLKVVEQNPALYSVFALAAGSNVEKMLALVEKWRPNYVAMACPDAASQLAEVLSVNYPEIQVLSGSEGMCQVASLKEVDTVMAAIVGAAGLLPTMSAVKAGKRILLANKEALVMSGQLFIDAVEKYGAELLPVDSEHNAIFQCLPKNVQTNLGRCELEANGINHILLTGSGGPFRYSDVAELDSVTPERAIAHPNWSMGPKISVDSATMMNKGLEYIEAKWLFNASEEQLKVIIHPQSVIHSMVQYKDGSVLAQMGEPDMATPIALTMSYPERIEAGVKPLDFTKVGELTFLEPDFSRYPCLRLAIEACYLGQHATTAINAANEIAVDAFLNNRVKFTDIAVINEHVMSKVCEQHNSEGLDSLESLLELDNMSRQIAIQFIKEQLT; this is translated from the coding sequence ATGCGAAATCTAACTATCCTTGGCGCTACCGGCTCAATTGGTGCAAGTACACTAAAAGTCGTTGAGCAAAACCCAGCTTTATATTCAGTCTTTGCACTGGCTGCGGGTTCAAATGTTGAAAAGATGCTGGCGTTAGTTGAAAAGTGGCGACCGAATTATGTTGCTATGGCATGCCCAGATGCGGCGTCCCAACTGGCTGAAGTGTTGTCAGTTAATTACCCAGAAATTCAGGTGCTTTCAGGTTCTGAAGGTATGTGTCAGGTCGCTTCTCTAAAAGAAGTTGATACGGTAATGGCTGCTATTGTTGGTGCTGCCGGTTTACTTCCAACGATGTCAGCGGTTAAGGCTGGTAAGCGTATTTTGCTTGCGAACAAAGAAGCCTTGGTGATGTCTGGGCAGTTGTTTATTGATGCTGTAGAAAAGTACGGTGCTGAGCTACTTCCTGTTGACAGTGAACACAATGCTATCTTTCAATGCCTGCCTAAAAACGTACAAACTAATTTAGGCCGTTGTGAGCTTGAAGCTAACGGTATTAACCATATTCTTTTGACTGGCTCTGGCGGTCCTTTTCGCTATAGCGACGTTGCAGAACTCGATTCAGTGACCCCTGAGCGTGCCATTGCTCATCCTAATTGGTCTATGGGTCCTAAAATCTCGGTCGACTCAGCAACAATGATGAATAAAGGCCTAGAGTATATTGAAGCGAAATGGTTGTTCAATGCTTCTGAAGAACAGTTAAAAGTCATTATTCATCCTCAATCTGTTATTCATTCAATGGTGCAGTACAAGGATGGCTCCGTGCTTGCTCAAATGGGCGAGCCTGATATGGCGACGCCAATTGCGCTGACCATGTCTTACCCTGAGCGTATTGAAGCGGGTGTTAAGCCTCTGGATTTCACTAAAGTAGGTGAACTTACCTTTTTGGAACCAGACTTTAGCCGTTACCCATGTTTAAGATTAGCGATTGAAGCATGCTACCTAGGTCAGCATGCAACCACTGCAATTAACGCTGCAAACGAAATTGCAGTCGATGCTTTCTTGAACAATCGAGTGAAGTTTACCGATATTGCTGTCATTAACGAACATGTTATGAGCAAAGTATGTGAACAACATAACTCTGAGGGCCTAGATAGCTTGGAAAGCCTTCTCGAGCTAGATAATATGTCACGTCAAATAGCCATTCAATTTATTAAAGAGCAGCTAACATGA
- a CDS encoding isoprenyl transferase, which yields MHNSQAFTDSLPKHIAIIMDGNGRWAKAQGKPRVFGHKNGVQAVRKTISSAARLGIKAVTLFAFSSENWRRPEEEVGILMELFISVLSSEVKKLHKNNLQLRVIGDKSRFNDRLQKKIEEAEALTRTNTGMVINIAANYGGKWDIQQAMTSIAQQVKSGDINVEDIDEAMITQHLTMADIPEVDLLIRTSGECRISNFMLWQLAYAEMYFTEQFWPDFNEDSLVEAVTWFVNRERRFGCTGEQIKALMDS from the coding sequence ATGCATAATTCTCAAGCGTTCACAGACTCTCTTCCTAAACACATTGCTATCATTATGGATGGTAATGGTCGCTGGGCAAAAGCTCAGGGCAAGCCTCGCGTATTTGGCCATAAAAACGGTGTTCAAGCCGTCCGAAAAACCATCTCTTCTGCAGCCAGACTTGGCATTAAAGCCGTGACACTTTTTGCGTTTAGTAGTGAGAACTGGCGTCGTCCTGAAGAAGAAGTCGGTATCTTGATGGAACTGTTTATTTCAGTCCTTTCGAGTGAAGTAAAAAAACTTCATAAAAATAATCTACAGCTTCGTGTTATTGGTGACAAAAGTCGTTTTAATGATCGACTACAAAAGAAGATAGAAGAAGCGGAAGCTTTAACTCGCACCAATACCGGTATGGTTATTAATATTGCGGCTAACTACGGCGGCAAGTGGGATATTCAGCAAGCTATGACTTCGATTGCTCAACAGGTAAAGTCTGGTGATATTAATGTAGAAGACATTGATGAAGCTATGATTACACAACACCTGACTATGGCAGATATCCCTGAAGTCGACCTATTGATCCGCACTAGTGGTGAGTGTCGCATTAGTAACTTTATGCTTTGGCAGTTGGCTTACGCCGAAATGTATTTCACTGAACAATTCTGGCCAGACTTTAATGAAGACAGCTTAGTAGAAGCTGTGACTTGGTTTGTAAATCGTGAGCGTCGTTTTGGATGCACCGGTGAGCAAATTAAAGCTCTGATGGACAGTTAA